The Alkalibacter saccharofermentans DSM 14828 region AGACTCCACCTTGCACTAGCCTTGGCATGTGAACCAAAGATTATATTTTTAGATGAACCTACTGCTGGTTTAGATGTAGAAGCAAGGGTAGCTTTGCATCAAGAGATTAGAGAGCTTAAGGAAAAAGGAGCTACCATTTTGTTGGCTTCCCACGACATGGCTGAGGTTGAAGCCTTGTGCGACAGAGTGGGTATAATAGTGGAAGGAAAAATAAAAAAAATTGGAACGCCGAATGAAATAATCTTGGAGGTAAGACGGGATACGCTGATTAAAATAAAGCCATCCGGCAAAATTGAAGCCAAGCTGTTAAAGAACGTAGTTTTAAAAGACTTAAAAGAAGGTTATTACAGATTTGCCGCAGCGGATTTGCTAGAGGGTTTAAGCGAGATAGTGAGCTACCTAAAAGAAAACAATCTTGAACTGTTGGATCTCATAATCGACAAACCCACGCTGGAAGAACGGTTTATTGAAATTGCAAGGGAGGATAAGTGATATGAAAGCATTTTTATACACGTTGTATTTGAAGACAAAACTCGATCTTAAAAGCATGGACATACTTATAACGAATTATCTGGTGCCCCTTTTATTTTTCGGTGTCATGGGAGCGGTTTTCACATCGATAATGCCCGAATCGAGAACTACTTTGATTCCAAGCATGGTTATCTTTTCAGTTACGATGGGGGCATTGATAGGGACACCCGGATCGATAATGGAATATTTCCAAAATGATTTACGAAAATCATTTAAATCAGCGGGTATTCCAATGGATGCTATTGTGGTATCGAGCTTCCTATCAGGTTTTTTGAATCTTTCGGTAGTTAGCTGCATAATATATTTTGTATCTCCGCTAGCGTTCAAGTCTGTAGTTCCCGAGAATATTTGGTTGTTCATTACCGGGTTTAGCGTTTTCTTGACAGCAACCTTGCTTTTAGGGATACTGCTTGGCTTATATGCTAAAAATTCATCAAAGCTTACGATGTACGCTCAGTTAATATTTTTGCCTTCTATGATGTTGTCGGGAATAATGTTTCCAGCGGATATGTTGCCAAAGATTCTAGAATATGCAGGATACCTGCTTCCGGCGACCCATGGGATGAATTTGCTCAGCTCGCAGGCACTTGAGACAAATCATTTCCTGGTGTTGACCATGTCGGCTATTGTATTGATAGTTTTGATAAAGCTAAGGCTTAACAGACTCAAACGCGAAGATGCTAGATAGAAGGAGGGAAAGGTTTGAACCCTAAAATAATATTGGCGAGCAAGTCGCCTAGGAGACAAGAGCTGCTTAAGTTGTTTGTAAACGAATTTGACGTAATTCCTGCGCAAGTAGATGAAAAGAAAATAGCAGAAAAAATTATGAAAACAAGTAAAAAAGGATTTGCGATGGATGTAAAGAATCTCGTGCTAGAGCTGGCGGATTCAAAAGCTGAGGCAGTCCACAAGAACTTTAGGGATGCCCTCGTCATAGGCGCAGATACGGTTGTTGTATCGGAGGGCAAAATATTGGGGAAACCAAGTGGCAATAATGATGCATACGAAATGATCAGGAGCCTAGCTGGAAAAACTCACATCGTTATCACCGGTGTTAGTTTGAAATACGGCCTCATTGAAGAGAGTTTCGTGTCTGTATCAAAAGTCAGGTTCTACAAGTGGAATGAACAGATGGAGATTGAAGTGAATAATTATATAAAATCCGGCAAAGCAATGGACAAAGCCGGAGGGTATGGCATTCAGGAAGAAGCGGGATTATGGGTCAAGTGGATAAAAGGAGATTATAATAACATCGTAGGACTTCCCGTATCTAAGCTTAACAGAAAAATGAATGAACTGATTAAGATAGCGCATTCTAAGGATAGAATTTAGCATGATATCGAAAGAGGGATGAATTTGGATAGATACATTGTCAAACGCGACGGCAAATCCTATATAGAAAACGGTGAGTTGATTAAAAAGACCGACATCGGATATTGTGGTGAAGCCGTAGATCGACTGGCTAAATTTGAAGATATGTATGAATTGTTGGTGAAAAATCAGGATAAAATTTCAAAGGAACTGGAGAGGCTGCGCTATGAAGGTAAAACTAAATCGCTAGAGTTCAAAGAGCTTATGACAAGAAAGCTGATTGAGAGCAATATGGTTGTATATTTCAAGATAAATGGAATAGAGTGAGATGTTATGATAGCAGCATAGTTTTAAATCTCGCTTTTCAGGGTATAACTAGATTTCAAATAAAATTAATAGGAGTGAAACAATATGAGCGTTAAAGAAGATGTTATAAAGGCTATGAAAGAAGCAGCAAAGCCGGTAAGCGCAGGGGAAGTAGAAAAGCTTACTGGCTTGGACAGAAAAGAAATCGACAAGGCTTTCAAGGAGCTTAAAAAAGAAAATGCGATAGTCTCTCCAGTCAGATGCAAGTGGGAGCCGGCAGAATAGTTTACGCCCATGCAGTTACGTACCCTCCGGATGTAAAACATGCCGAAATGTTTATCGAAGCTGAGAAAAAAGCTAGACATGAAGGCAGAGGTTTGTGGAGTGAGAAGTTAGATTGAAATTAAGTGAAATCCACTGGCGATATTGAATTTATGGTCAGTGGATTTTCTTATGTTGATTTGTGCTTAAAATGGATATAATTAACCTATAAGAATTAAAAAATGAAGTCAATCAAATAAAGGGGGAAGCACCATGCAGGACTATGAAAAAATGGGTGTATTTTATATTGGCAAGGAATATGATGTCGAAAAAGCCAGCATATCAGATGAGCTTGTATTATACAAATCAAAAGACCTTACTACCCACGCTGTCATAATAGGAATGACCGGAAGTGGAAAGACCGGACTGGGCATAGGCCTTTTAGAAGAAGCTGCGATAGACAACATACCAGTGATTGCTATCGATCCAAAAGGCGATTTAGGAAATATGGCACTGACTTTTCCTGACCTTAAGCCGGAAGATTTTGCTCCTTGGATTAATGAAACCGAAGCTGAAAACAAGGGTATGAGCGTAGCGGAATACTCAGTATATCAGGCTGATATGTGGAGAAAGGGTTTATCCGAATGGAACCAAAATGAAGAAAGAATAAAAATGCTAAAACAGTCAGCAGACGTTGAAGTATATACTCCGGGAAGCTCAGCGGGGAAAAGCGTATCGGTGTTAAGTTCGCTAAAGTGTCCCAACATGAAAGTTAAAGAAGATAGTGACGCATACAGGGAAAAAATTCATACCACGGTTACCAGTCTTTTGGCGATCCTAGGTATGGAATCTGATCCCCTAAGCAGCAAAGAATATATATTGCTGTCAAATATCATTGAAGACCAGTGGAGCTTAAATCGTGACTTGAGAATGGAAGATCTCATAACATCCATCCAAAAGCCCCCAATTCAGAAGGTAGGAGTCATCGATATCGAAAATTTTTACCCGGGGAAAGACAGGTTTGATTTTGCGATGAAAATCAACAACCTAATGGCATCCCCGTCTTTTAAAGCCTGGATGGAGGGGGAGGAGCTTGATGTAGACAAGTTTATGTATGATGAAAAGGGAAAACCTAAGATTTCTGTTTTTTCGATAGCCCATTTGCAGGACAAAGAAAGGATGTTTTTTGTAACCATGCTGTTAAACGAAATTGTGGCATGGACAAGAAGTCAACCGGGTACAGGTAGCTTAAGAGCCATACTCTACATGGACGAGGTTTTTGGGTATTTGCCTCCGACGGCAAATCCTCCGTCAAAAGCACCGCTTTTAACTTTGCTAAAACAGGCTAGGGCTTTTGGATTAGGCTTGGTACTTTCCACGCAGAATCCTGTTGATTTGGATTATAAGGCACTATCAAATGCGGGAACGTGGTTTATCGGCAGGCTTCAGACAGAAAGAGACAAGGCAAGGGTCATAGACGGGCTTGAAGGCGCAGCCGCCGGTGGGAATTTTGACAAGAAGAAAACTGAAAGGATTTTGTCAGGACTGGGTCAGCGGGTCTTTTATCTCCATAGCGTACACAGGGATGAGCCTTCAATATTTACTACCAGATGGGTACTGTCTTATTTGGCAGGACCAATGACAAGAAAGCAGCTTAAGCTTCTAACGGGTGAAAAATCAGTTTTAAATGACCAATATCAAGCTCAAAGGCTAAATGAAAATAAAGTGAATGAGACAAAACAGCCAACGATTCTGTCAAGGCCGGTTCTTCCTCCGGGAATAGAACAACTTTACCTTCCAGAAGAGAATATTGCTGGTGAAAAAACCGTGTACAAACCATTTGTTCTGGGAGTCGCAGATGTGAATTATGTTAGTGCCAAATACAACATAAATACTTCAAGGAGATTCTCGCTGTTGTCTGAGATCAGCGAAGGTCCGATAGCTTTAGAATGGAGAAACTCTGAGGATTTGAAATATGAATTGAATGAATTAATGAAGCAACCGAATGAGGATAGCTCATACATGGTGTTACCTGCACTGGCATCGGATTCTAAAATCTACGGCAAGTGGAAACAGATGCTGGAACAATTTTTAAGGAATGAATGCCAGCTTGAACTGCTGTATAGTCCAACTTTGAAAGTGATTTCAAACCCTGAGGAAGATGAAAGAGATTTTAAAATTAGGCTGCAGCATTTAATGCATGAAGGTAGGGATAAGGCTGTAGAAGATTTGAAGAAGAAATACCAAGCCAAGATTGATGTGCTTGACGACAGGCAAAGAAGGGCAAGGCAGACATTAGAAAAACAAAATGCCATGGCTAACCAGAGGAAAATGGAAGCAGCGGTTTCAGCCGGAACGGCTTTGTTGGGATCGCTGTTCGGTAAAAAAGCACTGACGGCAACATCAATATCCAAAGTGGGCACTGCAGTCAAGAGTACAGGCCGGGCGCTTAAAAGCGAGGGAGTAGACCAGGCAAGGGAAACTTTAATATCTGTAGAAGAAAAGCTAAGAGAGCTTGAGAAAGAACTGGAAGTTGAAGTTGAAAAGATCTCAAATATATATGATCTGCAATTAGAGAAGCTTGAAAAGGTTGTGATAAAGACTGCTGGGGGCAATATAAACACCCATTATGTGGGTTTGGCATGGAAACCTGTTTGATTATTAATCCTAGTGAGGCAACGGCGGGTATACCTGACGTTGCCTCAAAATACAGCCACAAAGAAGTTTGCAATCATGACAAAAACGATAATAAGCTTCAATACAACTCCACCCAACAATCCTATTAAAGTGCCTATGCCTATTTTGACAGCGTCAAAAGGCCTTTTTCCTCTTAAGATTTCCACCAATACTGCACCAACAAATGGCCCTACTGCAATGCCAATGGGGCCCAAGGTTGCCAAGCCTATAAAGGTGCCTGCCAGCGCCCCCATGACAGCCTGTTTGCTGCCTCCTGAAATCTTTGCTCCTGCTGCTGAAGAAACATTATCTATTAGGGATGCGATTATCAAGGCGATTAGCTGCAATACATAAAAATCAAGATCAAGTGATGCAAATTCAGTTAATATGCCGTAAAGAACCATGCCAAAGAATACTAAGGCAGGGCCTGGTATAACAGGTAGCAGGGTGCCCAACACACCGATTGAGAAAATGACTAGGGTAAATATTAGTGGTAAAATTTCCATAGGTACCTCCGAGTTTTGGTTCTAAGGATATTATAGCATCAAATCGAGAATGGACATACAATCTTCTGTAGATAACTTTGATTTGAGGAATAACAAAAGAAAAAGCAATTAAGTACTAAAGGATGTTTTTTGGAGAAGCAATATCAGGAGTGGATTTAGGCTAAAAAACGCTGGGCAGGGAGGAAATATGTTGATGGCTACAGCTTCCGGAAGCGCTGTTGCACAGGAATAATGGGTATATATTTATAAATAATCAAGTTATAGAGGTGGGGTTATGTACAAAGAAATACAAGATCACGAAAAATGGGTCGAGGATCAAATCAAGAATCCTAAAGGGTCATATTTTAGTATGCTTAAATATCATGAAAGGCAAATACAATGGCTACAACACGAAAGACTGGTACATCTGTTGGTCACCATCTTAATTGCAGTATCGATATTGTTTTCGTGTTGGATATTGTTGACCACCGAGTTTATATTAGCGGGGATGTTGTTTTTCATATTGACAGCATTATGCGTATTTTATATTGCGCATTATTATAGATTAGAAAATGCTGTTCAAAGATGGTATGTTTTATATAAACAGTTATGGCTTTTAGCCGGGAAAGAGGGTAAAGACCGTGAAACTTCCTGATAAGCATTCCAACAAGTGGTTTTTAATCATGTTAGCCATTTTTATTTTGGTTGTTCTTGCCATGGTTTCAGTCAGTCTGATTCTTCAGTTGGATATTGGGATTGAAAATATCTTGGGATTTTCTAAGCTGGCCCTAATAGTATCTTTTGCAGCTGCTGTAGGAGGATATTTTGGTTTTAAAAGATATTTCCTAGCTATGCTTGTGTCAAACATCATCGGAATTGTTTATATGCTGATGATAGTAATAAATAGAACTGCAGAAGGTTGGAGCGACTTGGTCAGCATCATCAGCTATATGTTTGTAATGTTTATAGGCTTTTTTGCAGCGATCGGGCTGGAGCTTGTTGAGTCGTTAAGGAATAAGAAAGCTAAAAAAAATTAGAATAATAGAAATAAGATGATTTTTTAGTGTATAATATCAAAGTGAGAAAAACTGATTAAGAAACGGAGAATAAAATGACAAAAGAGATAAGCGTTAAGAAAGTAAGGTCCGATGCAGAGGGATTGTTTAGAGAAGGGAAATACTACTGTTCTGAGGCGATTGCAGCTTCAATAAAGCATAATTTTAAGCTGGACATGCCTGACGAAATGATAGCTATGGCTTCAGGGTTCCCTGTAGGGATAGGCAAGTCTAAATGTGTATGCGGAGCGGTTTCTGGTGGAATACTTATGCTAGGCTACTTTTTCGGAAGGACAAGTGGATCTTCCCCCCAAGATCCCAGGAGCATAAAGACTTTAGAGCTGGCTAATGAACTTCAGCAAAGCTTCAAAGACAAACATAAAGTTCTCTGTTGCAGCTTGCTGACAAAGGGGATGAATATGGCCTCTGGAGAGCACAAGGGACAATGTGTTTCTTTGACAGGAGAAATTGCAGAAAATCTATCCAGGATAATAGTAAGGGAGCTCGATTATATCAATATCGACGAAGTGAAGGTTTGAAAATGAAAAATATAATAAATAAAATACCAATTCCCATATCCGGATTGATGCTGGCCTTGGCATCCCTGGGTAATCTTGTGGGAGCTTATAGCCAAGGTTTGAGGTATATATTTGGAAGCATATCGGCAATCATACTCATAACTTTGGTACTGAAGTTGGCAATGATGCCTCGATCGTACATGGAAGGGTTTTCAAATCCGGTCATAGGCTGTATATTGGCGACAATACCCATGGGATTGATGATCTTAAGCACCTACATTATACCTGTAGCGCAAATTGCAGCTTATTGGATATGGATGGCTGCATTAGCATTGAACGCAGTGATAATTCTGGTTTTTACAAAAAAGCATGTGTTGAGCTTTGATATCAAGAAAGTGTTTCCAAGCTACTTTGTGCTCTATGTAGGAATAGCAGTAGGCAGCGTTACAGCTCCGGCGTACGGGATGAATTCATTGGGCAAAGTGATTTTTTGGTATGCATTGGCAGCTTATATAGCTTGGTTTCCCATAGTGACCTACAGAATCCTCCGGTACAGAGAATTGCCTGATCAAATAAAACCGGTGGTGGTGATATACGCCGCTCCTGGGAGCTTGTTATTAGCTGGATACTTAAGTGTTTTTCAAGATAAAAGCGTCAATGTGGTTCTAATCATAGGTGTTTGGGCTTTTATTATGACTTTGTTTGGAGTAAGTAAGATGCCAAAGCTTCTGAAGATGCCATTTTATCCAAGCTGCTCTGCCTTTACTTTTCCATTTGTAATAAGCGCCATGGCATTTAGTTCCATGACGGGTTTCTTAAGAACCTCAGGATATGCAGTGGTGTTTTTGGAGCCGATTAACATCTTGATGGTGGCATGGGCATTTATAATGGTATTTTTTGTGCTGATTCGCTTCAGCATATTTTTATTGAACGAAACAGCACTGACTCCATATATGGAAAAACGTCGAAGACAGTAAACCTGTCTCGACGTTTTTTTATTGAGCCTTGTTTTTGGATTTTATTCTGACAAAATAATGGTTTATATGAGGGTGGTTTGATTTTCTGGATTGAATGTCAAACTGCCTCAAGGATTTTATCAAGGGAGTGAGTTTGGTATGCCCATAGTTTCGCGTATCAAAGTCCGGATAACGAATATTCAATCTCTTTCCAACTTCCCCAAGATAGGCCCAGCCGTCTTCGTCGCTGCTCTCCCGGATAATGATTTTTAGGGCTTCTATCAAATCGTTCCTGTTTCCCGTTTCGTTTTTCTGATAATCTTGCTTGTCGTCCTTCTCGGCAGAGTCCTCGTAATCCTCGGAAGCTGTCGAGGCCAAAACCTCAAGGTATTTGAATTTTTCGCAGGCTGATATAAATGCGATAGGGGTTTTCTTTTCGCCCATTCCCAAAACATACAGACCTGCCTCCCTAAGTCGCGCGGCCAGCCTGGTAAAGTCACTGTCGCTCGAAACTATGCAAAATCCGTCAACATTTCTTGAATACAAAATGTCCATGGCATCGATTATCAGAGCCGCGTCAGTAGCATTTTTACCGGATGTATAGCTGTACTGCTGGATTGGCGTTATTGAATAGCTTAAAAGCACAGTCTTCCATGACGAGAGCTGTGGCTTAGTCCAGTCACCGTAAATCCTTTTGATCGTAGGTGTTCCATGATTTGAGATTTCGTCAAAAATAAACTTAATGTATTTGTCAGAGACGTTGTCAGCATCTATTAAAACTGCAATTTTTCTATCGTTTTCCATAAGGCATCTCCTTGTTCATGTCGTATTTAAAGTATATTAAAAAAAAGAGATGTTTACAACAAGTAATTGAAGTTTGCTTATAAATATTGACAATGATATTTACGTAATCAATTGATGGTTGGTATAATAAGCCTGTGAAATTTGATATTAGGAAAAACCATTGTGGATTGTTTAATAAAAGAATACAAAGATTGAGATATCGAAGGAATGATGAAACTATGGAATGCAGTTGTTGAAAAAGGTAATGCATTTTCTCAAACTGACTTGATGAATTTGGAAGAAGCAAGATCGTTTTTCAAAGAACAGACATTCTCAGGAGTGGCAAAATTACTGGAAAAAGTTATTAAAATTTATATATTACATCCGAACAATTTAGGACGGTGCGGACATATTGCAAATGCATCGTACGCAGGTAGTGACGATATAATAGTGCTTGGAATCGGGGAGAAACTGGCAATTCACTTCCTGTTGACGGCAAAAATCAAGGAATTTCTAGTAATGCCATTCAATGGGGTAGTGGCAACTGACATGTCGACAATCAAGCTTTATGAAAAGCTGGGATTTATAAAGCTAGGGTCCGTAACGAATGGTTTTAAGACGAAATCCGGGAATTTTGAAGACATAGTCTTCTTTTATATAGAGTTGACTGAAAAGGTTAGCTTGACTGAAATAAATAGGATGTTATAATAAGTCTACTGGAGGGTTGGATATGATAACAAAAAGAAAACTATGGGAGATATTAAAAACAAATCCTATTATAGCAGCTGTAAAGGACGAACAAGGGCTAAGCAA contains the following coding sequences:
- a CDS encoding ABC transporter ATP-binding protein; its protein translation is MIKVEDLTKSYGKNQVLKKISFEVRKNEIFGLLGPNGAGKTTTMECMEGLRGFNSGSISIMGLNPDEAAKRKLIGIQLQSSSLPSNITVKESMELFCVWNKVNPRYDLLETFGLKEMGNKQYRAMSTGQKRRLHLALALACEPKIIFLDEPTAGLDVEARVALHQEIRELKEKGATILLASHDMAEVEALCDRVGIIVEGKIKKIGTPNEIILEVRRDTLIKIKPSGKIEAKLLKNVVLKDLKEGYYRFAAADLLEGLSEIVSYLKENNLELLDLIIDKPTLEERFIEIAREDK
- a CDS encoding ABC transporter permease, encoding MKAFLYTLYLKTKLDLKSMDILITNYLVPLLFFGVMGAVFTSIMPESRTTLIPSMVIFSVTMGALIGTPGSIMEYFQNDLRKSFKSAGIPMDAIVVSSFLSGFLNLSVVSCIIYFVSPLAFKSVVPENIWLFITGFSVFLTATLLLGILLGLYAKNSSKLTMYAQLIFLPSMMLSGIMFPADMLPKILEYAGYLLPATHGMNLLSSQALETNHFLVLTMSAIVLIVLIKLRLNRLKREDAR
- a CDS encoding Maf family protein; this encodes MNPKIILASKSPRRQELLKLFVNEFDVIPAQVDEKKIAEKIMKTSKKGFAMDVKNLVLELADSKAEAVHKNFRDALVIGADTVVVSEGKILGKPSGNNDAYEMIRSLAGKTHIVITGVSLKYGLIEESFVSVSKVRFYKWNEQMEIEVNNYIKSGKAMDKAGGYGIQEEAGLWVKWIKGDYNNIVGLPVSKLNRKMNELIKIAHSKDRI
- a CDS encoding transcriptional regulator; its protein translation is MSVKEDVIKAMKEAAKPVSAGEVEKLTGLDRKEIDKAFKELKKENAIVSPVRCKWEPAE
- a CDS encoding ATP-binding protein; translated protein: MQDYEKMGVFYIGKEYDVEKASISDELVLYKSKDLTTHAVIIGMTGSGKTGLGIGLLEEAAIDNIPVIAIDPKGDLGNMALTFPDLKPEDFAPWINETEAENKGMSVAEYSVYQADMWRKGLSEWNQNEERIKMLKQSADVEVYTPGSSAGKSVSVLSSLKCPNMKVKEDSDAYREKIHTTVTSLLAILGMESDPLSSKEYILLSNIIEDQWSLNRDLRMEDLITSIQKPPIQKVGVIDIENFYPGKDRFDFAMKINNLMASPSFKAWMEGEELDVDKFMYDEKGKPKISVFSIAHLQDKERMFFVTMLLNEIVAWTRSQPGTGSLRAILYMDEVFGYLPPTANPPSKAPLLTLLKQARAFGLGLVLSTQNPVDLDYKALSNAGTWFIGRLQTERDKARVIDGLEGAAAGGNFDKKKTERILSGLGQRVFYLHSVHRDEPSIFTTRWVLSYLAGPMTRKQLKLLTGEKSVLNDQYQAQRLNENKVNETKQPTILSRPVLPPGIEQLYLPEENIAGEKTVYKPFVLGVADVNYVSAKYNINTSRRFSLLSEISEGPIALEWRNSEDLKYELNELMKQPNEDSSYMVLPALASDSKIYGKWKQMLEQFLRNECQLELLYSPTLKVISNPEEDERDFKIRLQHLMHEGRDKAVEDLKKKYQAKIDVLDDRQRRARQTLEKQNAMANQRKMEAAVSAGTALLGSLFGKKALTATSISKVGTAVKSTGRALKSEGVDQARETLISVEEKLRELEKELEVEVEKISNIYDLQLEKLEKVVIKTAGGNINTHYVGLAWKPV
- a CDS encoding DUF456 domain-containing protein: MEILPLIFTLVIFSIGVLGTLLPVIPGPALVFFGMVLYGILTEFASLDLDFYVLQLIALIIASLIDNVSSAAGAKISGGSKQAVMGALAGTFIGLATLGPIGIAVGPFVGAVLVEILRGKRPFDAVKIGIGTLIGLLGGVVLKLIIVFVMIANFFVAVF
- a CDS encoding C-GCAxxG-C-C family (seleno)protein, with amino-acid sequence MTKEISVKKVRSDAEGLFREGKYYCSEAIAASIKHNFKLDMPDEMIAMASGFPVGIGKSKCVCGAVSGGILMLGYFFGRTSGSSPQDPRSIKTLELANELQQSFKDKHKVLCCSLLTKGMNMASGEHKGQCVSLTGEIAENLSRIIVRELDYINIDEVKV
- a CDS encoding TDT family transporter gives rise to the protein MKNIINKIPIPISGLMLALASLGNLVGAYSQGLRYIFGSISAIILITLVLKLAMMPRSYMEGFSNPVIGCILATIPMGLMILSTYIIPVAQIAAYWIWMAALALNAVIILVFTKKHVLSFDIKKVFPSYFVLYVGIAVGSVTAPAYGMNSLGKVIFWYALAAYIAWFPIVTYRILRYRELPDQIKPVVVIYAAPGSLLLAGYLSVFQDKSVNVVLIIGVWAFIMTLFGVSKMPKLLKMPFYPSCSAFTFPFVISAMAFSSMTGFLRTSGYAVVFLEPINILMVAWAFIMVFFVLIRFSIFLLNETALTPYMEKRRRQ
- a CDS encoding NYN domain-containing protein; its protein translation is MENDRKIAVLIDADNVSDKYIKFIFDEISNHGTPTIKRIYGDWTKPQLSSWKTVLLSYSITPIQQYSYTSGKNATDAALIIDAMDILYSRNVDGFCIVSSDSDFTRLAARLREAGLYVLGMGEKKTPIAFISACEKFKYLEVLASTASEDYEDSAEKDDKQDYQKNETGNRNDLIEALKIIIRESSDEDGWAYLGEVGKRLNIRYPDFDTRNYGHTKLTPLIKSLRQFDIQSRKSNHPHINHYFVRIKSKNKAQ